Genomic window (Vigna radiata var. radiata cultivar VC1973A chromosome 1, Vradiata_ver6, whole genome shotgun sequence):
ACTTAGACATGCGCTAAGTGATCCTTTAAATGAACGCTTTGTTTTCCTCTCAGATAGGTGAGGGTATAAATTTGTTAACAGCTATAAATTTTTAGACCTTATATCACTTTCTGGACTTACAGTATAACTACTCAGCACTAGGTCACAGTTTTGAAAGTATGGTTTTCTTCAGTTTGCTTAATTATTTGGTAGAAtaaatgacattgatgtttttCTATGCTTGAGCCCAGCACCTTACTATATTTCAGTTGATTGATTTCTTTTCAGCTGTATACCTTTATACAACTTCACCTATACGTATGACTACATCATGTCAGCATCAACTAGTTTTGTGGACAGGTGAGGACACACACTTGCCTTATGCTTCTGCACATTGCTTTGTAATGTTaccactttttctttctttcaatctgTATCATTCTATGACTTGAAACTGAaatctcaattttctttttaaattataccaCTAAGTGAAGTTAGTGACACTATTGGTGTAAAAGTACAATTCCTCATACAACAAATTTTGAGAGGTTAAATTCATTGAAAGGGAAACTTTTTGTTAAACTTGGCAATTTATTTGCCCACAATTTAACCGTTTTTTGCATTAAAATATGAACAGCTTTGCTGACACGAAAGAAGGCCGTTATAATCCAAAAATGGATCCTGTTATTCCTGTCTATAACTGGAGGAAAGGATCTCAGGTAAAGGTCTAGTGTAGCTCTTAGTTTGCTATAACTTAATTCCCAAAAGATATGCATCACCTAATAATACCTTATTTATTCCTGTCTTACTTATATATTCTTCTGCAGTGGGCTGTTCTTACAAGAAAACATGCCAAGGTTGTAGTGGAAGATGAAACTGTATTTCcaatgtttcaaaaatattgcAAGGTAATGGGTGACAAGGTCAACTAGAATTTCTTGTCTCTTAATGCTGACACCCTTATctgtttcttctttgtttttcttacctATGGATTTAATAATGCAGAAAAAACCACTGCCAGAATTTTGGAGGGATCAGTACATTGTAAGTTCTCTATATGAAATTAtgcatttaataattatttaaagatgttcctttttttttttactatattagcTTCAATCAGTCTCCTTTTTTccttattgaaataatttttcttcttatgaAGTTATTCAATATTTGATTGTGAACTGATATGTGATGTCAATTAGGTTCTAGTAAATTATATGAACTTACAactaactaattataatttcttcCTTCATGAAGCCTGCTGATACATCCAAGATCCATAATTGCATACCAGATGAACATTATGTTCAGACATTACTGGCTGTAAGGatccttttcttttccaatcTGCACTCTTTCTGTTTCTGTCTTGGAAACAGGCTTTGTCATGAATCTGATTTACTTAAAAATGACAGTATTTATCCTATCTCTTATCCCAGTGTCAATAACACTTTAATTCAACAACTTGTTatgtcataatttattatgcTAAAAAACTGGTGCTGAGAAGAAACTAATTTTGTATACCTTTTTGGGTCTTGGATTTGTATGATTTGAGTGACAGAGTAACTGGAATGGAGATTTTCTCCACTGTTTCTAGATGTTTCAAAAAGTGAATTCGTTACAAATTTACATTGCTGCATTATTTGAAGTTGAATAAAAAGCATCACACTAAAACATATGGTTAAAGAAATTGATGTTTGTGATCACTATGTTAGTTCCAATTTACTTATTTGAGTGTTTGCCTTCCCAAAATGCAGCAAAAGGGCCTTGAAGCAGAAATCACACGAAGATCATTGACACATACTGCCTGGGATATTTCCAACTCCAGGGATCATGAGCGCCGGGGATGGCATCCGGTGACTTACAAGTACTCAGACGCTACGCCTATGCTTCTAAAATTCATTAAGGTTTCATCTTTACTGCCACTGCAAAATCTCCCTTTTGAATATACTTCCATTCCATGATCATCACTTTCATGTATCTTAAACAGTGATTTTGCCTTAGCAGCCAAAAACATTCTCAAATGTTTTTATCTCAACAATAATACTAATTTGTTGGGAAGATATCATGGGTGGTAATGATAGGTAGTAACCCCCTAATGGAGCTAAAATGAATgcaaacaattaaataaatcacCTACTACAGCATATCAGCATATGCACTTGTTaggatacaaacaaagtctcatatctaatgaaacaaaaaatagatatagatttatatacacataagatacctctaTTAGTAAGAGGTCTTTTTGGAATGATACTAAAAAGCAAATCCATGAAAATTTGACCCAAAGTGGACAATATTTTACCACTGAAATGAAAGAAACTTTATCATATAAAAGAGCAAtcagttttagtttttatgttCATCAATGTGTTAGTAAaactttttccaaaatattcaatcaactgggtaattttcaatttatgagTGGTTGTTGATACTGTAATGAGCTGAATATGCAATAAAACACAAATACTGTGAGCTACCTGGAAGAAAAGATGATCATTGAATTGTACTGTAGTAAGAAAGCTAATGCAGAAATGCTTTACTCATGAACATATCTTTCTCAGTTTGAGACAAACATATAAAGTGCATTTACTCTACTTTCATGAAAGAAAATGTGTGCAAAAAGAGTTTGATTATTTGTTTTCAGGACATAGATAATATATACTACGAAACAGAATACCGAAGAGAATGGTGCAGCAGCAAGGGTAAAGCATCAACTTGCTTCCTTTTTGCTAGAAAATTTACTCGGACTGCTGCTTTAAGGCTTCTTGATATGGTAAGTTCATGCATATTTCATGGTTTTCTTGAAGTTCTATATACTTAgctttcaaacattttttaggCTCTTTTTGAATTTCTTCTATGTAAGTTTTACAAGTCTAGcttgttaattattattatttctttttaaatttttacagtCTGTTCTGGGAGAGTTCAATTAAGAGAAGAAAGTGCTCATTGCAAGAGGCTGATACAAGCCAAAAATACAGTtagcaaaacaaaataagagggagaaaaaagaataaagaaaaagcaGTTGAAGAAAAATACACTtagcaaaacaaaattaagagtGCCTATGTCCTTGTCAGAGACAcaccaaaattattttatctgttttataattttcatacttttaatttttaaataaatgcattagttcaaatatttttattttctatttttaactgATGAACATGGACCTATTGTATTATTTCTTAGatgtatatttactttctttatCTTCTACTTATTCTTCCcgaatcaaatatttttaatttgaatttggttctcatttattttcaatataacaaatttttctatagttttctctattttataaaataaaaggaaagatgCAGAGGAATTTTTAAAGGgtgataaaagagagaaaaaaaaacttcaagAGGAATTTCCCTTTGTACCCGTTTATATATTTTCACctccataaatataaaaatttgcattttattCTTAGAAAATGACTTTTTTGATTATGCaacttgaaatttattttatggtaTAAAAGacttttgaattataaattagtAAGTTATTTTAGCTTTCAAACTAGTTTGAGATCCATGTGTGCACACAAGTTggttattctttttatttaatactttgattgaaaaataaatgatataattattattatatttaaatagaatatttatttgtatcaTTATATTTATGTGTTATGATTTGTAAAGATGATACCGGAATGAAAAGGTTAATTATTTGaaagtaataattaatgaagATTATTGAATTATATGTGATGTAGTAgaatatgtaataatatttaaattgtgcactattattaattaaattaaagcacTATTATTTCAAAGCAGTGTACATACACATACGAAACAAgttgattattttgttattgtaagttaaaattttaaaatattgagttATTAATAGAATTGTGGATCATAAATTTTGTAGTAATTAAATTGATTCGACAAAGTTATttggataaataagtatatttataaactcatttaattattatataaatatatttatataatatggATTATGAGATTTGTCTAGTTAGTGTAtagacaaatttatttaatacttgGTAGATATGTTTGacttttctaatatttattgttaaattcATCTTATCAATATATAGAAACAAACTCGTTTAATGTGTACTTAAAGACTTGTCTAATTAGTGAATGGATAAACCTCTCTAATGTATTATGCAAAACTTGTAAactcatctaatgtgtattgcaaTGTGTATTGCAAGacttatataatcatttaaatggACAACTCGTatgtgtattgttagactcATTTAATAAATGTATGGATAGAGTCATCAAATATGTATTCTTAGATCGTGTAATTAGTAAATGGACAAACTCATCTAATATGTATTAATACACttgtttaatttatgtataaacaTATTTGcctaatatatattgttagactCTTTTAATCAACGTATAgacaaaatcatttaatatatattgctATACTTGTCTAATCAATGTATGGAAAGACTTGTTTaatatgtattgttagactTGTATAATAATTGTATGGACAAAGTCGTCAATTGTGTATTCTTAGACTCGTCTAATTAATGACTCGTATATTCAGTGTCTGGACAAATTCGtttaatatgtaatataaaaCTCGTTTAATCAGTGAATAAATACACTGgtctattatatattaataaactcATCTAAATTTTGTATGAATAGGCTCATCTAATGTTTATTATTAGATTCGTTTAATTAGTGTATGAACGTGTTTGTCTAATGTGCATTGCAAGACTTGTCTAATTAGTGAATTGATAGACTTGTgtaatgtgtattaatagaatcttctaatcaatgtatgaagAAACTCGTATaatatgtattgttagactcatctaatcactttaatatatattgcaaaattcatttaattagtgtatggacaaacttgtctaatgtgTTGCGATATTCTTCTAATAACCGTATAGACAAAgtcgtctaatgtgtattcATAAACTTATCTAATCAATGTAGGGAATGACTCGTTTAATGTTTTTTGGTATActtgtttaattaatgtatgGACTAGGGATGGCAACAGGTCgtgtcgggcacggatagtgcctactcGCAATCTGACCCGTCAGATAAAAATCTACCGGCCACCCGACCTGCTACCCGCCGGgtacccgcttaaaaaatacctgcgggtattttaaaaatccGCGAATACCCACGGATATCcgcaaaaaattaaaaaaatatatattttatatttttaaaaataaaatttaaataaaattacaatatatatatatatatatatatatatatatatatatatatatatatatatatattgtgacatcccaattatatattataaaaatatataatataattaaggtgtcaccatgaataatactagaaagcagttaagagtaataggattacagtcatccttaaacAGTACAATTTGGAAACTTGGAGTACTAGAGTTTCTCTCTTAAAATAtagagaatttaaaacttagaacatgacaaagtttcttcaaaatatcctagGATAAGATAATTAAAGCCTAGAGAACTAGGCAGCAACATTTCCTTCCCcatcaagagttgtttccaaagtATCTCCTCGCCATATGCTCCCAttcaagtggatgatcatcgcaaggggaaCAAACGCAAACATGGCAAAAACACAAGCAATTGCAAGGGTGggctaattataaaaaaaaaaacatacaattaagagcatgtacatacaagatattaatttaaagcaaacaagataaaacattcatcctatcatgttaaatactagacttgactcgtccggactttagaatgatagtcgagctatggcgggtcatgcacccgtggtggcttgtgatacttaggctctaccgccttgggctcccccgccctgccacactcacgaggttagtctgttccgcgtcctagagcatgatggaagcctccaagactaagacctcctgctactcctcaccacatggtccaatcctctctacatgagaagaaaggccattggagcgtcaagaagacccccaagactgagctcctactttcattctaaaacagtaagaatctcaccaagagattctacatttgAAACTACCATAAGCAACCATGAAATCATGTTTCGGTCTTTCCCAATTCACACacctttgaattataatcaaaccaCATATTTAAGCCTTAAAGATCAAGTCATATGTAACAGAACATGCTCCACAACCACTCC
Coding sequences:
- the LOC106775258 gene encoding uncharacterized protein LOC106775258, translated to MKRKVIQQRWKKKLFALIFVVFCFGSFLFMQTRYNHVVGLVSLQRHFVSEPEVQGPKIAFLFIARNRLPLEMVWDAFFRGGDSKFSIFVHCRPGFLLNKVTTKSPYFLNRQVNNSVQIEWGEASMIEAERVLLRHALSDPLNERFVFLSDSCIPLYNFTYTYDYIMSASTSFVDSFADTKEGRYNPKMDPVIPVYNWRKGSQWAVLTRKHAKVVVEDETVFPMFQKYCKKKPLPEFWRDQYIPADTSKIHNCIPDEHYVQTLLAQKGLEAEITRRSLTHTAWDISNSRDHERRGWHPVTYKYSDATPMLLKFIKDIDNIYYETEYRREWCSSKGKASTCFLFARKFTRTAALRLLDMSVLGEFN